A genomic region of Entelurus aequoreus isolate RoL-2023_Sb linkage group LG19, RoL_Eaeq_v1.1, whole genome shotgun sequence contains the following coding sequences:
- the lamp3 gene encoding lysosome-associated membrane glycoprotein 2 isoform X3 encodes MHLQGSDESLFAVPNLEDGSDRPVLQPSQVLPQIGTYTLAKPGGELCVKATLGAQYIVTLKKKRWYYNLDPSQVLSSGHCHKEAAVLSLTLRNDAASLQFHFKKEKNTFYVTKLTASLSPLPLCLGCAHKTYSGLVEHDRLFAASFGQSFGCKSANVLHTSSEMSLRLVPLQVQAFSVPGGRYGEDVECLADLNKRVLPIVLGAVVIGLLLIAALTFLLVRDRHGYDSL; translated from the exons ATGCACCTACAAGGAAGCGATGAATCCTTGTTTGCAGTTCCAAACTTGGAGGACGGATCAGACAGACCAGTCCTCCAGCCCTCTCAGGTCCTCCCTCAGATAG GAACATACACACTGGCAAAACCTGGGGGGGAACTCTGCGTCAAAGCCACCCTTGGAGCGCAGTACATCGTCACCTTAAAGAAG AAGAGATGGTACTACAACTTGGACCCTTCCCAGGTCCTGTCCAGTGGTCACTGTCACAAGGAAGCTGCCGTCCTCTCTCTCACGCTACGCAATGATGCCGCCAGCCTGCAGTTTCACTTCAAAAAG GAGAAAAATACTTTCTACGTCACCAAGCTGACTGCATCTCTGTCTCCTCTGCCTCTCTGCTTAGGATGTGCCC ATAAGACTTATTCTGGATTGGTGGAACATGACAGGCTGTTTGCTGCATCCTTCGGTCAAAGCTTCGGGTGCAAATCAGCAAATGTGCTCCACACATCTTCAGAAATGAGCCTCCGGCTGGTCCCTCTGCAAGTGCAAGCCTTCAGCGTACCTGGTGGACGTTATGGAGAAG ATGTGGAGTGTTTGGCAGATTTGAACAAAAGGGTCCTACCCATTGTCCTTGGGGCCGTTGTGATTGGACTCTTGCTGATCGCTGCGCTGACCTTCTTATTGGTTAGAGACAGACATGGTTATGACAGCCTCTGA
- the lamp3 gene encoding lysosome-associated membrane glycoprotein 2 isoform X2 — MPGGDRSGWYVLFLAAIIPGMHLQGSDESLFAVPNLEDGSDRPVLQPSQVLPQIGTYTLAKPGGELCVKATLGAQYIVTLKKKRWYYNLDPSQVLSSGHCHKEAAVLSLTLRNDAASLQFHFKKEKNTFYVTKLTASLSPLPLCLGCAHKTYSGLVEHDRLFAASFGQSFGCKSANVLHTSSEMSLRLVPLQVQAFSVPGGRYGEDVECLADLNKRVLPIVLGAVVIGLLLIAALTFLLVRDRHGYDSL, encoded by the exons GTATGCACCTACAAGGAAGCGATGAATCCTTGTTTGCAGTTCCAAACTTGGAGGACGGATCAGACAGACCAGTCCTCCAGCCCTCTCAGGTCCTCCCTCAGATAG GAACATACACACTGGCAAAACCTGGGGGGGAACTCTGCGTCAAAGCCACCCTTGGAGCGCAGTACATCGTCACCTTAAAGAAG AAGAGATGGTACTACAACTTGGACCCTTCCCAGGTCCTGTCCAGTGGTCACTGTCACAAGGAAGCTGCCGTCCTCTCTCTCACGCTACGCAATGATGCCGCCAGCCTGCAGTTTCACTTCAAAAAG GAGAAAAATACTTTCTACGTCACCAAGCTGACTGCATCTCTGTCTCCTCTGCCTCTCTGCTTAGGATGTGCCC ATAAGACTTATTCTGGATTGGTGGAACATGACAGGCTGTTTGCTGCATCCTTCGGTCAAAGCTTCGGGTGCAAATCAGCAAATGTGCTCCACACATCTTCAGAAATGAGCCTCCGGCTGGTCCCTCTGCAAGTGCAAGCCTTCAGCGTACCTGGTGGACGTTATGGAGAAG ATGTGGAGTGTTTGGCAGATTTGAACAAAAGGGTCCTACCCATTGTCCTTGGGGCCGTTGTGATTGGACTCTTGCTGATCGCTGCGCTGACCTTCTTATTGGTTAGAGACAGACATGGTTATGACAGCCTCTGA
- the lamp3 gene encoding lysosome-associated membrane glycoprotein 2 isoform X1 → MLAAKPTDEVLCRAVDRWNAGMHLQGSDESLFAVPNLEDGSDRPVLQPSQVLPQIGTYTLAKPGGELCVKATLGAQYIVTLKKKRWYYNLDPSQVLSSGHCHKEAAVLSLTLRNDAASLQFHFKKEKNTFYVTKLTASLSPLPLCLGCAHKTYSGLVEHDRLFAASFGQSFGCKSANVLHTSSEMSLRLVPLQVQAFSVPGGRYGEDVECLADLNKRVLPIVLGAVVIGLLLIAALTFLLVRDRHGYDSL, encoded by the exons GTATGCACCTACAAGGAAGCGATGAATCCTTGTTTGCAGTTCCAAACTTGGAGGACGGATCAGACAGACCAGTCCTCCAGCCCTCTCAGGTCCTCCCTCAGATAG GAACATACACACTGGCAAAACCTGGGGGGGAACTCTGCGTCAAAGCCACCCTTGGAGCGCAGTACATCGTCACCTTAAAGAAG AAGAGATGGTACTACAACTTGGACCCTTCCCAGGTCCTGTCCAGTGGTCACTGTCACAAGGAAGCTGCCGTCCTCTCTCTCACGCTACGCAATGATGCCGCCAGCCTGCAGTTTCACTTCAAAAAG GAGAAAAATACTTTCTACGTCACCAAGCTGACTGCATCTCTGTCTCCTCTGCCTCTCTGCTTAGGATGTGCCC ATAAGACTTATTCTGGATTGGTGGAACATGACAGGCTGTTTGCTGCATCCTTCGGTCAAAGCTTCGGGTGCAAATCAGCAAATGTGCTCCACACATCTTCAGAAATGAGCCTCCGGCTGGTCCCTCTGCAAGTGCAAGCCTTCAGCGTACCTGGTGGACGTTATGGAGAAG ATGTGGAGTGTTTGGCAGATTTGAACAAAAGGGTCCTACCCATTGTCCTTGGGGCCGTTGTGATTGGACTCTTGCTGATCGCTGCGCTGACCTTCTTATTGGTTAGAGACAGACATGGTTATGACAGCCTCTGA